One Papaver somniferum cultivar HN1 chromosome 10, ASM357369v1, whole genome shotgun sequence genomic window carries:
- the LOC113315101 gene encoding metal tolerance protein 2 isoform X1, producing the protein MGFFKFAKNLNIVYRNYISRSSLSYYSSINSHNYRSGYIKFPINNPLLQQRPQSTSDRNPNFNKISRRWHMGHHHQHGGSGGGGDDKNSSKEGEKVFKLGLAADISLATGKALTGYLSGSTAIIADAAHSISDVVLSSIALVSYRLGKAPKDKEHPYGHGKFETLGALGISCMLFATAGGIAWHALDLLLGILASNAEIVDHSLGHEHSHGHGGHHQGIDMEHPILALNMTIVSIAVKEGLFWITKRAGEKEGSGLMKANAWHHRADAISSVVALIGVGGSILGMKFLDPLAGLLVSGMILKAGAESGYHSVMELVDAGVPLSDLEPIKQTILQVEGVMGCHRLRGRKAGSSMYLDVHIEVDPFSSVSVAHDIGESVRHQIQQAHSEVAEVFIHIDPSFSQFSDKRANPKEMKCQSVNVSAEQKDIEALVFNIFSSKYLEKMAVEHITYHLLQGKLLLQIMVSTPSDILIQDAKEVAKEAEMEIVKAVSSVSRVSIQLRLGKPIPQFHRQLQEGQEGSTKLPNLTDIEDE; encoded by the exons ATGGGCTTCTTCAAATTCGCAAAAAATCTTAATATTGTGTACAGAAATTACATTtcaaggtcatcattatcttaTTATTCATCCATAAATTCCCATAATTATAGGTCTGGTTATATAAAATTCCCAATTAACAATCCCCTTTTACAACAACGGCCACAATCAACTTCTGAtaggaaccctaattttaataAGATTAGTAGAAGATGGCATATgggtcatcatcatcaacatgggggtagtggtggtggtggtgatgataagaATTCAAGTAAAGAAGGTGAAAAAGTTTTTAAATTAGGTTTAGCTGCTGATATTTCACTTGCTACTGGGAAAGCACTTACTGGTTATTTGTCTGGTAGTACTGCTATCATTGCCGATGCTGCTCATTCTATCTCTGATGTT GTTCTTAGTAGCATAGCTTTGGTGTCATATCGACTTGGAAAGGCTCCTAAAGACAAAGAACATCCATATG GTCATGGGAAGTTTGAGACTCTAGGAGCTCTTGGAATTTCTTGTATGCTTTTTGCAACTGCTGGTGGTATTGCATGGCATGCTTTGGATTTATTATTG GGAATTCTGGCATCAAATGCAGAAATAGTCGACCATTCGTTGGGACATGAGCATAGCCATGGTCATGGCGGGCATCACCAAGGAATTGACATGGAGCATCCTATCCTGGCTTTGAATATGACTATTGTATCCATTGCGGTTAAAGAAGG GCTTTTCTGGATTACGAAGCGAGCTGGGGAGAAGGAAGGGAGTGGACTTATGAAGGCAAATGCATGGCATCATCGTGCAGACGCAATTTCATCAGTTGTTGCTTTGATTGGGGTTG GGGGTTCTATTCTTGGAATGAAGTTTCTAGATCCCCTTGCTGGGCTTCTTGTCTCAGGCATGATCCTAAAAGCTGGGGCCGAGTCTGGCTACCACAG TGTCATGGAATTAGTTGATGCCGGGGTCCCTTTGTCTGATTTAGAGCCTATCAAACAAACAATACTCCAAGTTGAAGGTGTCATG GGATGCCACCGTTTGAGGGGAAGAAAGGCTGGCTCGTCTATGTATCTTGATGTACACATTGAG GTAGATCCTTTTTCAAGTGTTAGTGTTGCTCATGACATTGGTGAGAGTGTTCGTCACCAAATTCAACAGGCCCATTCCGAAGTAGCTGAAGTATTCATTCACATAG ATCCTTCTTTTTCACAATTTTCTGACAAACGAGCAAATCCCAAGGAAATGAAGTGCCAAAGTGTGAATGTTTCTGCAGAGCAAAAAGATATTGAAGCTCttgttttcaatattttctcgtCAAAATATTTGGAG AAAATGGCAGTTGAGCATATTACATATCATTTACTGCAAGGCAAACTACTGCTCCAAATCATGGTTTCCACACCCTCCGATATATTAATCCA AGATGCTAAGGAGGTGGCAAAGGAAGCTGAAATGGAGATCGTGAAGGCAGTGTCTAGTGTAAGCAGAGTGAGCATTCAGTTGAGGCTTGGAAAGCCAATCCCACAATTTCATCGCCAATTGCAAGAAGGTCAAGAAGGTAGTACAAAACTACCAAACTTGACAGACATTGAAGACGAATAA
- the LOC113315101 gene encoding metal tolerance protein 2 isoform X2: MGFFKFAKNLNIVYRNYISRSSLSYYSSINSHNYRSGYIKFPINNPLLQQRPQSTSDRNPNFNKISRRWHMGHHHQHGGSGGGGDDKNSSKEGEKVFKLGLAADISLATGKALTGYLSGSTAIIADAAHSISDVVLSSIALVSYRLGKAPKDKEHPYGHGKFETLGALGISCMLFATAGGIAWHALDLLLGILASNAEIVDHSLGHEHSHGHGGHHQGIDMEHPILALNMTIVSIAVKEGLFWITKRAGEKEGSGLMKANAWHHRADAISSVVALIGVGGSILGMKFLDPLAGLLVSGMILKAGAESGYHSVMELVDAGVPLSDLEPIKQTILQVEGVMGCHRLRGRKAGSSMYLDVHIEVDPFSSVSVAHDIGESVRHQIQQAHSEVAEVFIHIDPSFSQFSDKRANPKEMKCQSVNVSAEQKDIEALVFNIFSSKYLEKMAVEHITYHLLQEMLRRWQRKLKWRS; the protein is encoded by the exons ATGGGCTTCTTCAAATTCGCAAAAAATCTTAATATTGTGTACAGAAATTACATTtcaaggtcatcattatcttaTTATTCATCCATAAATTCCCATAATTATAGGTCTGGTTATATAAAATTCCCAATTAACAATCCCCTTTTACAACAACGGCCACAATCAACTTCTGAtaggaaccctaattttaataAGATTAGTAGAAGATGGCATATgggtcatcatcatcaacatgggggtagtggtggtggtggtgatgataagaATTCAAGTAAAGAAGGTGAAAAAGTTTTTAAATTAGGTTTAGCTGCTGATATTTCACTTGCTACTGGGAAAGCACTTACTGGTTATTTGTCTGGTAGTACTGCTATCATTGCCGATGCTGCTCATTCTATCTCTGATGTT GTTCTTAGTAGCATAGCTTTGGTGTCATATCGACTTGGAAAGGCTCCTAAAGACAAAGAACATCCATATG GTCATGGGAAGTTTGAGACTCTAGGAGCTCTTGGAATTTCTTGTATGCTTTTTGCAACTGCTGGTGGTATTGCATGGCATGCTTTGGATTTATTATTG GGAATTCTGGCATCAAATGCAGAAATAGTCGACCATTCGTTGGGACATGAGCATAGCCATGGTCATGGCGGGCATCACCAAGGAATTGACATGGAGCATCCTATCCTGGCTTTGAATATGACTATTGTATCCATTGCGGTTAAAGAAGG GCTTTTCTGGATTACGAAGCGAGCTGGGGAGAAGGAAGGGAGTGGACTTATGAAGGCAAATGCATGGCATCATCGTGCAGACGCAATTTCATCAGTTGTTGCTTTGATTGGGGTTG GGGGTTCTATTCTTGGAATGAAGTTTCTAGATCCCCTTGCTGGGCTTCTTGTCTCAGGCATGATCCTAAAAGCTGGGGCCGAGTCTGGCTACCACAG TGTCATGGAATTAGTTGATGCCGGGGTCCCTTTGTCTGATTTAGAGCCTATCAAACAAACAATACTCCAAGTTGAAGGTGTCATG GGATGCCACCGTTTGAGGGGAAGAAAGGCTGGCTCGTCTATGTATCTTGATGTACACATTGAG GTAGATCCTTTTTCAAGTGTTAGTGTTGCTCATGACATTGGTGAGAGTGTTCGTCACCAAATTCAACAGGCCCATTCCGAAGTAGCTGAAGTATTCATTCACATAG ATCCTTCTTTTTCACAATTTTCTGACAAACGAGCAAATCCCAAGGAAATGAAGTGCCAAAGTGTGAATGTTTCTGCAGAGCAAAAAGATATTGAAGCTCttgttttcaatattttctcgtCAAAATATTTGGAG AAAATGGCAGTTGAGCATATTACATATCATTTACTGCAAG AGATGCTAAGGAGGTGGCAAAGGAAGCTGAAATGGAGATCGTGA
- the LOC113315250 gene encoding psbP domain-containing protein 7, chloroplastic-like: MALQNWLYAGNTLRLRPVCITQLPGKYRLLVPRSTGRSQAEEFIFQRRFFVGIGTASAVVLGGVTSFLLGLSPQTGRDLKLDVLYPIEGYSRCLEPNEGFEFIYPARWVGDQTLLRRAVGKAELERSLDLPPLNDKNSTNRRRGSSSNEPKVAFGPPGSNGELNVSVIVSAVPLDFSIEAFGGPKEIGETVVKTITGARSGVKATLIESTVRQDSTKQLNYYKLEFQVESSSFRRHNIAVCCAENGRLFTLNAQAPESIWSKVKQQFNTVADSFHVTT, from the exons ATGGCTTTACAGAATTGGCTCTATGCCGGAAACACTCTCAGATTGCGGCCAGTATGTATAACTCAATTGCCTGGAAAATATAGGTTGCTAGTGCCACGGTCAACAGGAAGATCCCAGGCTGAAGAATTCATATTTCAGAGACGGTTTTTTGTTGGAATTGGGACAGCTTCTGCAGTAGTCCTTGGTGGAGTAACAAGCTTTCTTCTTGGATTGTCACCACAAACAGGAAGAGATTTGAAATTAGATGTTCTTTATCCGATTGAAGGATACAGTAGATGTCTTGAGCCTAATGAAGGTTTCG AATTCATTTATCCGGCGAGATGGGTTGGAGATCAAACACTCCTGCGCCGAGCTGTAGGGAAGGCTGAGTTGGAGAGATCCCTCGACCTCCCTCCATTGAACGATAAGAACTCAACCAATCGTCGTCGTGGAAGTTCATCTAATGAACCGAAGGTTGCATTTGGTCCCCCAGGGTCCAATGGTGAACTTAACGTTAGTGTTATTGTTTCTGCCGTTCCTCTTGATTTTTC AATTGAAGCATTTGGAGGTCCAAAAGAAATAGGAGAAACGGTGGTAAAAACAATTACAGGAGCAAGAAGTGGTGTTAAAGCAACGTTAATAGAATCAACTGTAAGACAAGATTCAACGAAGCAACTGAATTACTATAAGTTGGAATTCCAAGTTGAGAGCTCTTCCTTTCGCCGTCACAACATCGCCGTTTGTTGTGCAGAAAACGGAAGGTTGTTCACGTTGAATGCGCAAGcgccagagtcaatttggtccaAAGTGAAACAACAATTCAATACAGTGGCCGACTCTTTTCATGTCACAACTTAA